The following are from one region of the Odontesthes bonariensis isolate fOdoBon6 chromosome 12, fOdoBon6.hap1, whole genome shotgun sequence genome:
- the lats2 gene encoding serine/threonine-protein kinase LATS2: MRPKTFPAAPYVGNTRQRLQEIKEGLKQPAKLVSQALHGGSSRSEGGRGADSKSGKDTSSRQQQLRPPQKFNNYQNALREIRKSLMPFANESGEAGEVNRQMLQELVNAGCDQEMAVRALKQTGSRNIEAALEYISKMGYLDPRNELIVRVIKQTSPGKAGMPNAMDHRPSLEVSGEAGAMPPYHQMGAPMYDGAAGYGPEGEMARTYMGAPPVMNYMMPPSGAAQGPAMGNPMGRPPSMGSYPPVMATQSNPGNTMYPPGAPQKGYPGSMEQHGPMMSYNVPGQPLQLQPQPPGGPVPGPHYDYGHARQHIMEPAGYGVKRTPSFQNKMAPPPMAPPDNYVNIQGKGGMSQNGPGGGGGGYPANLYLSPHSHPRQASPTSHQVHMITRSPGGVGAMGPDFSDLPQGLMTPSRASLNLDLYEHLWAGPPGPEGAPPARQPQPQGPFRGEVRVPSRTNSFNSRSAGPNGVRPTMAAPPSAGKQESSLGPPNTITAVTSPPIQQPVKSIRVMRPEPKTAVGPCHPGWMTAQTQDASEPLAYMPEETYPLEPAQEPRCPPPPYPKNLLMSGAGAEAGALEGPGVMCGTQDLGNSAARSTRSSSGGSGKAEDGQQAKEKTKMGKGEKAVKDKKQIQTSPVPVRKNGRDEEKRESRIKTYSPFAFKFYMEQHIENVMKTYQQKLNRRLQLEQEMSKAGLSEAEQEQMRKMLNQKESNYNRLRRAKMDKSMFVKIKTLGIGAFGEVCLTRKVDTGALYAMKTLRKKDVLNRNQVAHVKAERDILAEADNEWVVRLYYSFQDRDSLYFVMDYIPGGDMMSLLIRMGVFPEHLARFYVAELTLAIESVHKMGFIHRDIKPDNILIDLDGHIKLTDFGLCTGFRWTHNSKYYQKGSHVRQDSMEPSDFWDDVSNCRCGDRLMTLEQRANRQHQRCLAHSLVGTPNYIAPEVLLRKGYTQLCDWWSVGVILFEMLVGQPPFLAPTPTETQIKVINWESTLQVPAQVKLSPEAVDIIGRLCCSAEERLGANGAGEIKAHPFFSQVDFSSNLRQQPAPYRPKIAHPMDTSNFDPVEEEGGPGAWSDSGDSTRALDALCSPHGKHPEHAFYEFTFRRFFDDHGCPFRYPKPLEASEALPSITGAAGMGTEEEEEGQEEEEDEDDEEEEGEQGEGCEPVYV; this comes from the exons ATGAGGCCCAAGACTTTTCCTGCAGCCCCGTACGTGGGCAACACACGGCAGAGGCTTCAGGAGATTAAGGAGGGCCTGAAGCAGCCGGCCAAGCTGGTGAGCCAGGCTCTGCACGGAGGCAGCTCCCGGTCCGAGGGCGGCAGAGGGGCCGACTCCAAGAGCGGGAAAGACACGTCCAGccggcagcagcagctcagaccCCCGCAGAAGTTCAACAACTACCAGAATGCGCTGCGAGAGATCCGCAAGTCCCTCATGCCCTTCGCCAACGAGTCGGGAGAGGCAGGAGAGGTCAACCGGCAAATGCTGCAGGAACTCGTCAACGCAGGCTGCGACCAG GAAATGGCAGTGCGCGCGCTGAAGCAGACGGGAAGCAGGAACATCGAGGCGGCCTTGGAGTATATCAGCAAAATGGGTTACCTCGACCCTCGCAATGAGCTCATCGTTCGTGTCATCAAGCAGACTTCACCAG GAAAAGCTGGGATGCCAAACGCAATGGACCACCGGCCTTCGTTGGAGGTTTCAGGCGAGGCGGGGGCCATGCCTCCTTATCATCAGATGGGGGCGCCCATGTATGACGGAGCAGCAGGATATGGTCCTGAGGGAGAGATGGCCAGAACTTACATGGGTGCTCCCCCCGTTATGAACTACATGATGCCCCCCTCTGGTGCAGCACAGGGTCCTGCAATGGGGAACCCGATGGGCCGACCTCCCAGTATGGGCAGCTATCCACCAGTGATGGCCACCCAAAGCAACCCAGGCAACACCATGTATCCCCCAGGGGCTCCGCAGAAGGGCTACCCTGGCAGCATGGAGCAGCACGGGCCCATGATGAGCTACAACGTGCCCGGCCAGCCTCTGCAGCTCCAGCCACAGCCGCCCGGGGGCCCCGTCCCCGGTCCACACTATGACTACGGTCACGCCAGGCAGCACATTATGGAGCCTGCAGGCTATGGAGTCAAGAGGACCCCCTCCTTCCAGAACAAGATGGCCCCTCCCCCTATGGCGCCCCCAGACAACTATGTCAACATTCAGGGGAAAGGGGGTATGAGTCAGAACGGGCCGGGTGGAGGAGGCGGTGGATACCCTGCTAACCTCTACCTTTCCCCGCACTCCCACCCCCGACAGGCCAGCCCCACCTCCCACCAGGTCCACATGATAACCCGTTCCCCAGGTGGGGTCGGAGCCATGGGGCCTGACTTCTCAGACCTGCCCCAGGGTTTGATGACACCCTCCAGGGCCAGCCTCAACCTGGACCTGTACGAGCACCTCTGGGCGGGGCCTCCGGGTCCCGAAGGGGCGCCTCCAGCCAGGCAACCCCAGCCCCAGGGCCCATTCAGGGGGGAGGTGCGTGTGCCAAGCAGAACCAACTCCTTCAATAGTCGTTCTGCAGGTCCGAATGGTGTCCGGCCCACAATGGCTGCTCCCCCTTCTGCTGGGAAACAGGAGTCCTCATTGGGCCCTCCCAACACCATCACAGCTGTAACCTCCCCACCCATCCAACAGCCAGTCAAGAGTATCCGTGTGATGAGGCCAGAGCCCAAGACGGCTGTGGGACCGTGCCACCCTGGCTGGATGACCGCTCAGACCCAGGATGCATCAGAACCTCTGGCCTACATGCCAGAGGAGACGTACCCACTGGAGCCTGCTCAGGAGCCACGATGCCCTCCGCCTCCTTACCCCAAGAATCTGCTCATGTCTGGGGCAGGTGCTGAGGCGGGGGCCCTGGAAGGACCCGGGGTCATGTGTGGAACTCAGGACCTCGGCAACTCTGCTGCAAGAAGCACTCGCAGCAGCAGCGGGGGGAGCGGAAAGGCCGAGGACGGCCAGCAGGCGAAGGAGAAGACCAAGATGGGCAAGGGAGAGAAAGCAGTGAAAGACAAGAAGCAGATCCAGACCTCACCGGTTCCTGTGAGGAAGAACGGACGAGACGAGGAGAAGAGGGAGTCCCGCATTAAAACGTACTCGCCTTTCGCCTTCAAGTTCTACATGGAGCAGCACATAGAGAACGTAATGAAGACGTACCAGCAGAAACTCAACCGAAGGCTCCAGCTGGAGCAAGAGATGTCCAAG GCCGGCCTGTCGGAGGCGGAGCAGGAACAGATGAGGAAGATGCTGAACCAAAAAGAGTCCAACTACAACCGGCTACGGCGTGCCAAAATGGACAAGTCCATGTTTGTTAAAATCAAGACGCTGGGCATAGGCGCCTTTGGTGAAGTGTGCCTCACACGTAAAGTAGACACTGGTGCGCTGTATGCCATGAAAACGCTGCGCAAGAAAGACGTCCTCAACCGCAACCAG GTCGCCCACGTGAAAGCGGAGCGCGACATCCTGGCGGAGGCAGACAACGAGTGGGTGGTGCGGCTCTACTACTCCTTTCAGGACCGCGACAGTCTCTACTTCGTCATGGACTACATCCCCGGAGGAGACATGATGAGCCTGCTCATCCGAATGGGCGTTTTCCCCGAACATCTGGCTCGCTTCTACGTGGCTGAGTTGACGCTGGCCATCGAGAGCGTCCACAAGATGGGTTTCATCCACCGCGACATCAAGCCGGACAACATCCTCATCGACCTGGACGGACACATAAAGCTGACGGACTTCGGCCTGTGTACGGGCTTCCGCTGGACGCACAACTCCAAGTACTACCAGAAAG GGAGTCACGTCAGACAAGACAGCATGGAGCCCAGTGACTTCTGGGACGACGTGTCCAACTGTCGCTGCGGCGACCGTCTGATGACGCTGGAGCAGCGCGCCAACCGCCAGCACCAGCGCTGCCTGGCTCACTCGCTGGTGGGAACGCCCAATTACATCGCACCCGAGGTTCTGCTGCGCAAAG GTTACACTCAGCTGTGCGACTGGTGGAGCGTGGGGGTGATCTTGTTTGAGATGTTGGTGGGACAGCCGCCCTTCCTCGCTCCGACACCCACCGAAACTCAGATCAAG GTCATTAACTGGGAAAGCACACTGCAGGTGCCGGCGCAGGTCAAACTGAGCCCGGAGGCTGTCGACATCATCGGCCGCCTCTGCTGCTCCGCGGAGGAGCGCCTGGGTGCCAACGGCGCCGGCGAGATCAAGGCTCACCCCTTCTTCTCCCAGGTGGACTTCTCCAGCAACCTACGGCAGCAGCCGGCCCCCTACCGGCCCAAGATCGCTCACCCCATGGACACGTCCAACTTTGACCCTGTGGAGGAGGAAGGAGGCCCGGGAGCGTGGAGCGACAGCGGGGACAGCACCCGGGCCCTGGACGCGCTCTGCTCGCCGCACGGGAAGCACCCGGAGCACGCCTTCTACGAGTTCACCTTCCGCAGGTTCTTCGACGACCACGGCTGCCCCTTCCGCTACCCGAAGCCACTGGAGGCCAGCGAGGCGCTGCCGAGCATCACCGGGGCAGCCGGCATGggcacagaggaggaggaggaggggcaagaggaggaggaggatgaggacgacgaggaggaagagggggagCAGGGGGAGGGATGTGAGCCGGTGTACGTGTAG